Proteins from a single region of Nakamurella deserti:
- a CDS encoding 5-(carboxyamino)imidazole ribonucleotide synthase, producing MDARTGMPRVGMVGGGQLARMTHQAAIPLGQSLRVLAESPDDSAALVAADVEIGTHTDVEALRRFAAGCDVVTFDHEHVPNDLIAALTAEGHTLLPSAPALVFAQDKGAMRRRLAELGLPVPAFAVLPGGTGERPDLAAFAGTHGWPVVLKTCRGGYDGRGVWVLRDAAAAAEVVAGIPDDADLLVEELVPLRRELAAVVARSPFGQAAAWPVVETVQQDGICVEVIAPAPDLSGDRAVAAGELALHLAATLDVVGVLAVELFEVTPSDAHPDGLVINELAMRPHNSAHWTQDGAVTSQFEQHLRAVLDYPLGAATAVHPWTVMANVIGARPPAGVPTTGMDERAHHLGARFPTAKVHLYGKSFRPGRKLGHVNVGGADLPEVRRIAQLAGHYLSAGVWADGYTLPPHEPSVTPGRETVVR from the coding sequence GTGGATGCGCGTACCGGGATGCCCCGGGTGGGAATGGTCGGCGGCGGACAACTGGCCCGTATGACGCACCAGGCGGCGATCCCGCTGGGGCAGTCGCTGCGGGTCCTCGCCGAATCCCCCGACGACTCCGCGGCGCTGGTCGCCGCGGACGTCGAGATCGGCACCCACACCGACGTCGAGGCGCTCCGGCGCTTCGCCGCCGGCTGCGACGTCGTCACCTTCGACCACGAGCACGTCCCCAACGACCTGATCGCGGCGCTGACCGCGGAAGGGCACACGCTGCTGCCGTCCGCGCCGGCGTTGGTCTTCGCTCAGGACAAGGGGGCGATGCGCCGTCGGCTCGCCGAGCTCGGCCTCCCGGTACCGGCGTTCGCGGTCCTGCCCGGCGGAACCGGCGAACGCCCGGACCTCGCCGCGTTCGCCGGGACCCACGGCTGGCCGGTGGTGCTCAAGACGTGCCGGGGCGGCTACGACGGTCGCGGCGTCTGGGTGTTGCGGGACGCGGCGGCGGCCGCCGAGGTGGTGGCCGGCATCCCGGACGACGCGGACCTCCTCGTCGAGGAGCTGGTCCCGCTGCGACGCGAGCTGGCCGCGGTGGTGGCCCGGTCGCCGTTCGGTCAGGCCGCCGCCTGGCCGGTCGTGGAGACCGTGCAGCAGGACGGCATCTGCGTCGAGGTGATCGCACCCGCGCCCGACCTGTCCGGGGACCGCGCGGTCGCGGCGGGGGAGCTGGCGCTGCACCTCGCCGCCACCCTCGACGTGGTCGGCGTGCTGGCCGTCGAGCTCTTCGAGGTGACGCCCAGCGACGCGCACCCCGACGGGCTGGTGATCAACGAACTCGCCATGCGGCCGCACAACTCGGCGCACTGGACCCAGGACGGCGCCGTGACCAGTCAGTTCGAACAGCACCTGCGCGCGGTCCTGGACTACCCGCTCGGTGCCGCCACCGCGGTCCACCCGTGGACCGTGATGGCCAACGTCATCGGAGCGCGACCCCCGGCGGGGGTGCCGACCACCGGGATGGACGAGCGGGCGCACCACCTGGGCGCCCGGTTCCCGACCGCCAAGGTGCACCTGTACGGCAAGTCGTTCCGGCCCGGCCGCAAGCTCGGGCACGTCAACGTCGGCGGCGCCGACCTGCCCGAGGTGCGGCGGATCGCGCAGCTCGCCGGCCACTACCTGTCCGCGGGGGTGTGGGCCGACGGGTACACGCTCCCGCCGCACGAGCCGTCGGTGACCCCCGGGCGTGAGACGGTGGTCCGGTGA
- a CDS encoding sigma-70 family RNA polymerase sigma factor: protein MESIVGSDNAPSDAELISRVRDGDRTAFGELYGRHSRAAGALARQISVSGAEADDLVAESFARVLDTMLDGRGPDSAFRAYLFTTLRHTAYDRTRKDKRLQFTDDITAHEVAVDVDDPVLLQMENSFVAKAFGQLPERWRTILWHTQVEGQSPAEVGLILGMSPNAVTSLAFRAREGLREAYLQVHMAETVAERCRATIDRLGAYTRGGLSKRETAQVQAHLAECDRCPALAAELSEINSGLRGLLAPLLLGSAAAGYIATLPAVPVLTQVGASVTGAGVGSTLLKFGAAAKISTAVLTPAVVTGGVMAAAVATVTAVVVGLATPGGGNQTADPLNTQFPSASTGATAGTTDSGTDPFAGIPGITVTPPTVDSQGEPVEAPRNTASIPPPVDPSVLAEEYGLPGPGSYPGTGSPAVPTLPTDGSSPSSVPLPPLTPGAGTGGPTDAEDEPSAPGTPAVTAPGTTPVVTPPVTTPPVSTPPASTPPATSPGTTPAPPPVTTPPAPTPPAPTPAAVNVNLTTGISGLTAGRTQTVTLTVTNAGGSTQPAGTATLTAGQGVNLVAAGVSTPALRTGSVAFARAAAAPGDVICDGSSCPLPELAPGATVELTLQVQVDPTATATDVSLTVYEAPVLDLTDVEVASGFATVQIVPTGPVAAGTNSQFVLTATPAEGVTNPGPVTVPTALTPTLYVSAAPEGCVLLPSGTDWECAPDETGQVGPLTLDTVATPSAEGDQQVAVSDAGGRELQAETPITVLPLDSSASVTMTGPFGGTSVAAPMIFCDLPRLGAIGVCGQKGYSLVPVEPASARELVTGGRTVVWAELTWAAAGSTGDDTVALHVDDTTTEVTGTALPVVTPDGDRMNAHHADVTSLITGDSTIFVDGLAAALTDVENTTPFAAWSLSVIWADPTMATSTVTYTNASTRLLPTKNRPLRAPLGDVTSPLTDLYVTLWATDPWGTKSLTLGGTALPTAIDGTLERDGEKYTVGYDLLAFGAGQLGDATGTLVFGNALDSVHRDDGVWIGPVLAIGPAATPGG, encoded by the coding sequence ATGGAGTCGATCGTCGGTTCCGACAACGCTCCCAGCGACGCCGAACTCATCTCCCGCGTCCGGGACGGCGATCGCACGGCGTTCGGTGAGCTCTACGGACGGCACTCACGTGCGGCCGGTGCGCTGGCCCGGCAGATCTCGGTCTCCGGCGCCGAGGCCGACGACCTGGTGGCGGAGTCGTTCGCCCGGGTGCTGGACACCATGCTGGACGGCCGCGGACCCGACTCGGCGTTCCGCGCCTATCTGTTCACCACGCTGCGGCACACCGCCTACGACCGCACCCGCAAGGACAAGCGGCTGCAGTTCACCGACGACATCACCGCCCACGAGGTCGCCGTCGACGTCGACGACCCGGTGCTGCTGCAGATGGAGAACTCCTTCGTCGCGAAGGCCTTCGGTCAGCTCCCCGAGCGGTGGCGGACCATCCTGTGGCACACCCAGGTCGAGGGCCAGTCCCCCGCCGAGGTCGGGTTGATCCTGGGGATGTCGCCGAACGCGGTGACCTCGCTGGCCTTCCGGGCACGTGAGGGGCTCCGCGAGGCGTACCTGCAGGTGCACATGGCCGAGACGGTCGCCGAGCGCTGCCGGGCCACCATCGACCGGCTGGGCGCCTACACCCGCGGCGGCCTCTCCAAGCGGGAGACCGCGCAGGTGCAGGCCCACCTGGCCGAGTGCGACCGCTGCCCGGCGCTGGCCGCCGAGCTCAGCGAGATCAACTCCGGCCTGCGGGGGCTGCTCGCCCCGCTGCTGCTCGGCTCCGCCGCCGCCGGCTACATCGCCACCCTGCCCGCCGTGCCGGTGCTGACCCAGGTGGGCGCCTCAGTCACCGGCGCCGGCGTGGGCAGCACCCTGCTCAAGTTCGGTGCCGCGGCCAAGATCAGCACCGCCGTCCTCACCCCGGCCGTGGTCACCGGGGGCGTGATGGCCGCCGCCGTCGCCACGGTGACGGCCGTGGTCGTCGGCCTCGCCACTCCCGGTGGCGGCAACCAGACCGCGGACCCGCTCAACACCCAGTTCCCGAGCGCCTCCACCGGCGCCACCGCGGGAACCACCGACAGCGGCACCGACCCGTTCGCCGGCATCCCCGGCATCACCGTCACCCCGCCGACCGTCGACAGCCAGGGCGAGCCGGTGGAGGCACCCCGCAACACCGCGAGCATCCCGCCGCCGGTCGACCCGAGCGTGCTGGCCGAGGAGTACGGCCTGCCCGGACCCGGCAGCTATCCCGGCACCGGATCGCCCGCCGTCCCGACCCTGCCCACCGACGGTTCGTCGCCGTCGTCGGTCCCGCTGCCGCCGCTCACCCCGGGCGCCGGCACCGGCGGCCCGACGGACGCCGAGGACGAACCGTCCGCACCGGGCACCCCCGCCGTCACCGCGCCCGGCACCACCCCGGTGGTCACGCCGCCCGTCACCACCCCGCCCGTCAGCACCCCGCCCGCCAGCACCCCGCCCGCCACGTCCCCCGGGACGACCCCCGCTCCGCCGCCGGTCACCACCCCACCCGCGCCGACCCCGCCGGCGCCGACGCCGGCCGCGGTGAACGTCAACCTCACCACCGGCATCTCCGGTCTCACCGCCGGCCGCACCCAGACGGTCACGCTGACCGTCACCAACGCGGGCGGATCCACCCAGCCCGCCGGCACGGCCACCCTCACCGCCGGTCAGGGCGTCAACCTGGTGGCCGCCGGTGTCTCGACGCCCGCGCTGCGCACCGGTTCGGTCGCGTTCGCCCGGGCCGCCGCCGCTCCCGGTGACGTGATCTGCGACGGCAGCAGCTGCCCGCTGCCCGAGCTGGCCCCCGGGGCCACCGTCGAACTGACCCTGCAGGTCCAGGTCGATCCCACCGCCACCGCCACCGACGTCTCGCTGACCGTCTACGAAGCGCCGGTGCTCGACCTCACCGACGTCGAGGTCGCCAGCGGCTTCGCCACCGTGCAGATCGTCCCCACCGGCCCGGTCGCGGCCGGCACCAACAGCCAGTTCGTGCTCACCGCGACCCCCGCGGAGGGCGTCACCAACCCGGGCCCGGTCACCGTGCCCACCGCGCTCACCCCGACGCTGTACGTCTCCGCCGCGCCGGAGGGCTGCGTGCTGCTGCCGTCCGGCACCGACTGGGAGTGCGCTCCGGACGAGACCGGCCAGGTCGGCCCGCTGACCCTGGACACCGTCGCCACGCCGAGCGCCGAGGGCGACCAGCAGGTCGCGGTGTCCGACGCCGGCGGCCGTGAGCTGCAGGCCGAGACCCCGATCACGGTGCTGCCGCTGGACTCCTCGGCGTCGGTGACCATGACGGGCCCGTTCGGCGGCACCTCGGTGGCCGCGCCGATGATCTTCTGCGACCTCCCCCGGCTCGGGGCGATCGGCGTCTGCGGCCAGAAGGGCTACAGCCTGGTGCCGGTGGAGCCCGCCAGCGCCCGCGAGCTGGTCACCGGCGGGCGCACCGTGGTGTGGGCCGAACTGACCTGGGCCGCCGCCGGCAGCACCGGCGACGACACCGTGGCGCTGCACGTCGACGACACCACCACCGAGGTCACCGGGACGGCGCTGCCCGTCGTCACCCCCGACGGCGACCGGATGAACGCCCATCACGCCGACGTGACCTCGCTGATCACCGGAGACAGCACGATCTTCGTCGACGGTCTCGCCGCGGCGCTGACGGATGTGGAGAACACGACCCCCTTCGCCGCGTGGTCGCTGTCGGTGATCTGGGCCGACCCGACCATGGCCACCTCGACGGTGACCTACACCAACGCGAGCACCCGCCTGCTGCCGACGAAGAACCGGCCGCTCCGGGCACCGCTCGGGGACGTCACCTCCCCGCTCACCGACCTCTACGTGACGCTCTGGGCGACCGACCCCTGGGGCACCAAGTCGCTGACCCTCGGCGGCACCGCGTTGCCGACCGCCATCGACGGCACCCTCGAACGCGACGGCGAGAAGTACACCGTGGGCTACGACCTGCTCGCGTTCGGCGCCGGCCAGCTCGGGGACGCCACCGGAACGCTGGTGTTCGGCAACGCCCTGGACAGCGTCCACCGCGACGACGGGGTGTGGATCGGGCCGGTGCTGGCCATCGGACCGGCGGCGACACCCGGTGGCTGA
- a CDS encoding GtrA family protein, whose translation MSIIDSVRRVLPPKYRQFAKFLVVGGTTWIIDTGLFFFLKHTVLPDKILTAKIIAILVAMIVNYVLNREWSFNDRGGRERHHEAALFFLLNSIGILVNLAPLGISHYLLGFNAENYTPFTETVADFVSGSLIGTVLAMAFRYWAYQKWVFPELVEEGVEPDEAPVLENELTFNIPPHPHADGHITGADHTAPGTPDGPVAVTRPTGGEPRQR comes from the coding sequence ATGAGCATCATCGATTCAGTACGGCGGGTGCTGCCGCCGAAGTACCGCCAGTTCGCCAAGTTCCTCGTGGTGGGCGGTACGACCTGGATCATCGACACCGGACTGTTCTTCTTCCTCAAGCACACCGTGCTGCCCGACAAGATCCTCACCGCCAAGATCATCGCGATCCTGGTGGCGATGATCGTGAACTACGTGCTCAACCGGGAGTGGTCGTTCAACGACCGCGGCGGCCGCGAGCGGCACCACGAGGCGGCGCTGTTCTTCCTGCTCAACAGCATCGGCATTTTGGTCAACCTGGCGCCGCTGGGCATCTCACACTATCTGCTGGGCTTCAACGCCGAGAACTACACGCCGTTCACCGAGACCGTCGCCGACTTCGTGTCCGGATCCCTGATCGGGACCGTCCTGGCGATGGCCTTCCGCTACTGGGCGTACCAGAAGTGGGTGTTCCCCGAGCTCGTCGAGGAGGGCGTGGAGCCCGACGAGGCCCCGGTGCTGGAGAACGAGCTGACCTTCAACATCCCCCCGCACCCGCACGCCGACGGGCACATCACCGGCGCCGACCACACCGCCCCGGGTACGCCCGACGGTCCGGTGGCCGTCACCCGGCCGACCGGCGGCGAGCCGCGGCAACGCTGA
- a CDS encoding ATP-binding protein produces the protein MRTRLLRTTIGLVLVTVLVLGIPLTLVSGFLVSDGVRSSIAVRAESIAAALSEQLVDTDTIDLSAVAGSVPPGWRLEVRSADGAVDAIGAPDDGSLVSVSLPSPGGTLVLASPPDELRTARWRAYGLVAGAVLLSLVVGVGIARITASRLVSPLSVLTERAARLGAGDFRTSAQRFGIAELDRVAEVLDATALQVAGMLQGERELASDVSHQLRTRLTGIQLRLDELASHPDPAVRSEIEHALQQTDRLVGVVNDLLATARSRRAASASALDLDAELAEVAASWKDTFAVVSRPLEVTGDHGLSVRATPVRLREALGVLLDNSLQHGAGPVVVHVEERVGQGLVLVEVTDAGPGIADPLVPHVFDRGVSGASSSGLGLGLARAFVEADGGRLELRRPRPATFGIFLAAAGDGSPVTAPLSPA, from the coding sequence ATGCGCACGCGCCTGCTGCGCACCACCATCGGTCTCGTCCTCGTCACGGTGCTGGTGCTGGGCATCCCGCTGACCCTGGTGTCGGGTTTCCTGGTCTCCGACGGTGTGCGCAGCTCCATCGCGGTACGGGCCGAATCCATCGCGGCGGCCCTCAGCGAGCAGCTGGTGGACACCGACACCATCGACCTGTCCGCCGTCGCCGGGTCGGTGCCGCCGGGCTGGCGGCTCGAGGTCCGCAGCGCGGACGGCGCCGTGGACGCCATCGGCGCCCCCGACGACGGGTCCCTGGTGTCGGTCAGCCTGCCCAGCCCCGGCGGCACGCTGGTGCTGGCCAGCCCTCCGGACGAGTTGCGCACCGCGCGGTGGCGGGCCTACGGCCTCGTCGCCGGGGCGGTGCTGCTGTCGCTGGTCGTCGGGGTCGGCATCGCGCGGATCACCGCGAGCCGGCTGGTCAGCCCGCTGTCGGTGCTGACCGAACGCGCCGCGCGGCTGGGGGCGGGGGACTTCCGGACGTCGGCGCAGCGGTTCGGCATCGCCGAGCTCGACCGCGTCGCGGAGGTGCTGGACGCGACCGCCCTGCAGGTCGCCGGGATGCTGCAGGGGGAGCGGGAGCTGGCCAGCGACGTGTCGCACCAGCTGCGCACCCGGCTGACCGGCATCCAGCTGCGGCTGGACGAGCTGGCGTCGCACCCGGACCCGGCGGTGCGGTCGGAGATCGAGCACGCCCTGCAGCAGACCGACCGGCTCGTCGGGGTGGTCAACGACCTGCTGGCCACGGCCCGGTCCCGCCGGGCGGCCAGTGCCAGCGCGCTCGACCTGGACGCCGAGCTGGCCGAGGTCGCCGCGAGCTGGAAGGACACCTTCGCGGTCGTGTCCCGGCCGCTGGAGGTCACCGGCGACCACGGGCTGTCGGTACGCGCCACGCCCGTCCGGCTGCGCGAGGCCCTGGGGGTGCTGCTCGACAACTCGCTCCAGCACGGCGCCGGGCCGGTCGTCGTTCACGTGGAGGAGCGGGTCGGCCAGGGGCTGGTGCTGGTGGAGGTGACCGACGCCGGGCCCGGGATCGCGGACCCGCTGGTGCCGCACGTCTTCGACCGTGGGGTGTCCGGGGCGTCCTCGTCGGGGCTGGGGCTCGGTCTCGCCCGGGCGTTCGTCGAGGCCGACGGGGGGCGGCTGGAACTGCGCCGGCCGCGACCGGCGACGTTCGGCATCTTCCTGGCCGCCGCGGGCGACGGCTCGCCGGTCACCGCGCCGCTGTCACCGGCCTGA
- a CDS encoding response regulator transcription factor yields the protein MTTVLLAEDDQAIAVPLARALEREGYEVVSVDDGPKALDIAIHGQVSMIVLDLGLPTYDGLEVCRRIRAAGKEIPVLMLTARTDEMDVVVGLDAGADDYVGKPFRVSEVLARVRALLRRATPDLLQVNGVQLDTGARRVFVEDAEVVLSFKEFELLRLLMANAGQVVPRERILAEVWPDLEQKNSKTLDMHMSWLRRKLAGPEAAAAGGTPESLIATIRGLGFRFNDS from the coding sequence GTGACGACAGTGCTCCTCGCCGAGGACGACCAGGCCATCGCCGTGCCGCTGGCGCGGGCCCTCGAGCGGGAGGGCTACGAGGTCGTCTCGGTCGACGACGGGCCGAAAGCCCTGGACATCGCCATCCACGGCCAGGTCTCGATGATCGTGCTGGACCTGGGCCTGCCGACCTACGACGGGCTCGAGGTCTGCCGGCGCATCCGGGCGGCCGGCAAGGAGATCCCGGTCCTGATGCTGACCGCCCGCACCGACGAGATGGACGTCGTGGTCGGGCTGGACGCCGGTGCCGACGACTACGTGGGCAAGCCGTTCCGGGTCTCGGAGGTCCTCGCCCGGGTCCGTGCGCTGCTGCGCCGCGCCACCCCCGACCTGTTGCAGGTCAACGGTGTCCAGCTGGACACCGGGGCGCGCCGCGTCTTCGTCGAGGACGCCGAGGTGGTGCTGTCGTTCAAGGAGTTCGAGCTGCTGCGGCTGCTGATGGCCAACGCCGGCCAGGTGGTACCGCGGGAGCGCATCCTGGCCGAGGTGTGGCCGGACCTCGAGCAGAAGAACTCCAAGACGCTGGACATGCACATGTCGTGGCTGCGTCGCAAGCTCGCCGGACCCGAGGCGGCGGCCGCCGGCGGCACCCCGGAATCGCTGATCGCCACCATCCGGGGTCTCGGCTTCCGCTTCAACGACAGCTGA
- a CDS encoding acyl-CoA carboxylase subunit beta has translation MTATDDDPRPGSPTGPVAAARARALAGGAARYHRANADRGKLFARDRIAALVDDGSFVEDGRFANALADGLPADGVVTGHATIGGRPVGLMANDSTVKAGSWGARTVEKIIRIIERALAERIPMVYLVDSAGARITDQVQLFPGRRGAGAIFAAQIAAGGVIPQVCALFGPSAAGGAYIPAFCDVVVMVEGNASMYLGSPRMVEMVTGEQTTLEEMGGARMHTTVSGVGHLLVDSETAALETVARYLSYFPDHRDSPPPAAPAVGPGPGDLRALVPDNERQAFDMRRYVRALVDDGSFLEIQPGWAREIVVGYARLAGRPVGVVANNSMFKAGVLFVDSADKAAAFVITCGAFGIPLVFLSDVPGFMVGAAVERQGIIRHGAAMIAAVTRAAVPKICVVVRKAYGAGLYAMAGPGFAPTATLALPTAKIAVMGADAAVNAVWANQIAALPDDEARAAFVADRRAAYEADIDVLHLAAELVVDDIVEPEDLRDQLVARLRFAGSARGPRG, from the coding sequence ATGACCGCCACCGACGACGACCCCCGCCCCGGTTCTCCGACCGGTCCGGTCGCCGCGGCCCGCGCCCGCGCGCTCGCCGGTGGCGCCGCCCGCTACCACCGGGCCAACGCCGACCGCGGCAAGCTGTTCGCGCGGGACCGCATCGCCGCCCTGGTCGACGACGGGTCCTTCGTCGAGGACGGCCGCTTCGCCAACGCGCTGGCCGACGGACTGCCCGCCGACGGGGTGGTCACCGGGCACGCCACCATCGGCGGCCGCCCCGTCGGTCTGATGGCCAACGACTCGACGGTCAAGGCCGGCTCGTGGGGCGCGCGCACCGTCGAGAAGATCATCCGGATCATCGAGCGGGCCCTCGCCGAACGCATCCCGATGGTGTACCTCGTCGATTCCGCGGGGGCCCGCATCACCGACCAGGTGCAGCTGTTCCCCGGCCGGCGGGGGGCCGGCGCCATCTTCGCCGCGCAGATCGCCGCGGGCGGCGTCATCCCGCAGGTGTGCGCGCTGTTCGGGCCGAGCGCCGCCGGCGGCGCCTACATCCCCGCGTTCTGCGACGTGGTCGTGATGGTCGAGGGCAACGCCTCGATGTATCTGGGCAGCCCCCGCATGGTCGAGATGGTGACCGGCGAGCAGACCACCCTGGAGGAGATGGGCGGCGCCCGGATGCACACCACCGTCAGCGGGGTCGGGCACCTGCTCGTCGACTCCGAGACGGCGGCGCTGGAGACGGTGGCGCGGTACCTGTCCTACTTCCCCGACCACCGCGACAGTCCGCCGCCGGCGGCGCCGGCCGTCGGCCCGGGGCCCGGGGACCTGCGCGCCCTGGTGCCGGACAACGAGCGCCAGGCCTTCGACATGCGCCGCTACGTGCGGGCGCTGGTCGACGACGGCAGCTTCCTGGAGATCCAACCGGGGTGGGCCCGGGAGATCGTCGTCGGCTACGCGCGGCTGGCCGGCCGGCCGGTCGGCGTGGTCGCCAACAACTCGATGTTCAAGGCCGGTGTGCTGTTCGTCGACTCGGCCGACAAGGCCGCGGCGTTCGTAATCACCTGCGGGGCGTTCGGCATCCCGCTGGTGTTCCTGTCCGACGTGCCCGGGTTCATGGTCGGCGCCGCGGTCGAGCGGCAGGGCATCATCCGGCACGGTGCGGCCATGATCGCCGCCGTCACCCGCGCGGCGGTGCCCAAGATCTGTGTGGTGGTCCGCAAGGCCTACGGGGCCGGCCTGTACGCGATGGCCGGACCGGGCTTCGCGCCCACCGCCACGCTGGCGCTGCCGACGGCGAAGATCGCCGTGATGGGAGCCGACGCCGCGGTCAACGCCGTGTGGGCGAACCAGATCGCCGCGCTGCCCGACGACGAGGCCCGCGCCGCGTTCGTCGCCGACCGCCGGGCCGCCTACGAGGCTGACATCGACGTGCTGCACCTCGCCGCCGAACTCGTCGTCGACGACATCGTCGAACCGGAGGACCTGCGCGACCAGCTCGTCGCCCGCCTCCGGTTCGCCGGCTCCGCCCGGGGCCCGCGCGGCTGA
- a CDS encoding PH domain-containing protein: MPYPDHLLSRGETVVLHKHPHWKVLALPVLWLVLVIGAASFGLALLNSRSDDPGVWPLVITAAALLLIVFLVVVPFAKWRTEHFVLTDRHVFFRAGFFKRREHQIPLGRIQNLEINVSFWGRILGYGTLTVESAADQPLSFYNVASLPRVQGQLNQLIDDDRTGVSSSGGLGGRRDRRSEDDDRGYDPGPGYDQRYAQGYDQRSDQGYDRGYGQGPDQGYDGRGYDQGRGYGVAPGYGRQPSPGPGYDGRGYDQGRGPSYGPTDHHAAEDTSTRRIPQMRDQQGPRYDA, encoded by the coding sequence ATGCCGTACCCCGACCACCTGCTGTCCCGCGGTGAGACGGTCGTCCTGCACAAGCACCCGCACTGGAAGGTGCTGGCGCTGCCGGTGCTGTGGCTGGTGCTCGTCATCGGGGCGGCGTCGTTCGGGCTCGCGCTGCTGAACTCCCGGTCCGACGACCCGGGCGTCTGGCCGCTGGTGATCACCGCCGCCGCGCTGCTGCTGATCGTCTTCCTCGTGGTCGTGCCGTTCGCGAAGTGGCGGACCGAGCACTTCGTCCTCACCGACCGGCACGTGTTCTTCCGGGCCGGGTTCTTCAAGCGGCGGGAGCACCAGATCCCGCTCGGCCGGATCCAGAACCTCGAGATCAACGTGTCGTTCTGGGGACGCATCCTCGGGTACGGCACGCTCACCGTGGAGTCGGCCGCCGACCAGCCGCTGTCGTTCTACAACGTCGCGTCACTGCCCCGGGTGCAGGGCCAGCTCAACCAGTTGATCGACGACGACCGCACCGGTGTCTCCTCGTCGGGAGGTCTCGGGGGCCGGCGCGACCGCCGATCGGAGGACGACGACCGGGGCTACGACCCGGGGCCGGGCTACGACCAGCGGTACGCCCAGGGCTACGACCAGCGGTCGGACCAGGGCTACGACCGGGGCTACGGCCAGGGGCCCGACCAGGGCTACGACGGCCGTGGGTACGACCAGGGCCGCGGCTACGGTGTGGCGCCGGGGTACGGCCGGCAGCCGTCGCCGGGACCGGGTTACGACGGCCGCGGGTACGACCAGGGCCGGGGGCCGTCGTACGGACCCACCGACCACCACGCGGCCGAGGACACCAGCACCCGGCGGATTCCGCAGATGCGTGATCAGCAGGGCCCCCGGTACGACGCCTGA
- a CDS encoding TIGR03618 family F420-dependent PPOX class oxidoreductase has product MTTPLLSADGLQFVTERHLATLSTMGPDGAIHVVAVGFTWEDGIVRIITTDGGQKVRNVERDPRATVAQVAGPQWLSIAGTAVVERGADEVAHAVALYAGRYRRPRPNPRRVVLRIAAGRVLASSGLRA; this is encoded by the coding sequence GTGACCACCCCGCTGCTCAGCGCGGACGGGCTGCAATTCGTCACCGAACGGCACCTCGCGACGCTGTCCACGATGGGCCCGGACGGAGCCATCCACGTCGTCGCGGTCGGCTTCACCTGGGAGGACGGGATCGTCCGCATCATCACCACCGACGGCGGCCAGAAGGTGCGCAACGTCGAGCGGGATCCGCGGGCCACCGTCGCGCAGGTGGCCGGGCCGCAGTGGCTCAGCATCGCCGGCACCGCCGTGGTCGAACGCGGCGCCGACGAGGTCGCCCACGCCGTCGCGCTGTACGCCGGCCGGTACCGCCGGCCCCGGCCCAACCCGCGCCGGGTGGTCCTGCGGATCGCCGCCGGGCGGGTCCTCGCGTCGTCCGGTCTGCGCGCCTGA
- a CDS encoding YggS family pyridoxal phosphate-dependent enzyme: MSEPDPTLLRRLSDIRDRVAAAATAAGRDPADVQILLATKTQPPALIAAAVRAGFGLIGENRAQEVTGKADELAALLAGVPFRRHFIGRLQSNKINQVVPLVDCVESVDSADLAAKLARRAAADRRRLDVLAQVNVSGEDSKAGVAPEQVFDLVEAIAAHDALHLRGLMTVGLNSPDRDAVAAGYRLLASLRDEICALSGGSRATPGVLPVLSMGMSDDLELAVAAGATEVRLGSAAFGPRPAP, translated from the coding sequence GTGAGCGAACCCGACCCGACGCTGCTGCGGCGGCTGTCCGACATCCGCGACCGGGTCGCCGCCGCGGCCACCGCCGCGGGCCGCGACCCGGCCGACGTGCAGATCCTGCTGGCCACCAAGACGCAGCCGCCGGCGCTCATCGCCGCGGCGGTGCGGGCCGGCTTCGGCCTGATCGGGGAGAACCGGGCGCAGGAGGTCACCGGCAAGGCCGACGAACTCGCCGCGCTGCTGGCCGGGGTGCCGTTCCGGCGGCACTTCATCGGACGCCTGCAGTCCAACAAGATCAACCAGGTGGTGCCGCTGGTCGACTGCGTCGAGTCCGTCGACTCCGCCGACCTCGCCGCCAAGCTGGCTCGCCGCGCCGCCGCCGACCGTCGCCGGCTCGACGTGCTCGCCCAGGTCAACGTGTCGGGGGAGGACAGCAAGGCCGGGGTGGCGCCGGAGCAGGTCTTCGACCTCGTCGAGGCGATCGCCGCCCACGACGCGCTGCACCTGCGGGGACTGATGACCGTCGGCCTCAACTCCCCGGACCGGGACGCGGTCGCCGCCGGCTACCGGCTGCTGGCGTCGCTGCGGGACGAGATCTGCGCGCTGTCCGGCGGGTCGCGCGCCACGCCCGGTGTGCTGCCGGTGCTGTCGATGGGGATGAGCGACGACCTCGAGCTCGCCGTCGCGGCCGGGGCCACCGAGGTTCGACTCGGCTCGGCCGCGTTCGGCCCCCGGCCGGCACCGTGA